From the Devosia sp. FJ2-5-3 genome, the window CTCCCGGCCCACGCTGCGCGAGGCGCTGATCGCGCTGGAAGTGGCAGGATTGGTGGAGGTGCGCGTCGGTGTCGGCGCCTTTGTGCGGGGCCAGGAAAAGCCGGGCGAGGCGCTGCCCGAGCAGAGCCATTCCCCTATCGAAATCATGAATGTGCGCAGACTGCTCGAACCGGAAGCCGCCGCACTTGCAGCGCAGGCCATTGCCCCCGAAGGTCTGGCGCGGCTGGCCGAAGTGCTGGGACATATGCAGGCCGACGCGGATCGGGATTTGTGGACATCGGAATGGGACAGGACCATGCACCTGACCATCGCCGAGGGGTCGGGCAATTCCATGCTACGGGAAATTCTGGACACGCTGTGGAATTCTCGTTCCGAGGACGTCGACAAGCGCTTCCACGAGCATCTGGCGACGATATCGGACGTGCGCCTGCATATCATGGAAGACCATAGAAGCATTGTGGCGGCGATCGTGCAGCGCGATGCAGAGGCTGCGCGGGCTGCGATGGCGGCCCATCTCGACTATGTCACCGCCGCCATGCTCAATAGCTGGGAATAGACCGCTTCATCCGGCCCGCAGATCAACGAGGATCTTGGTGAAGGCGCCGGGATCGGCATCCCATTCGGCAAGGGCCGAGGGCGCTTCATCGAGCGAAGCGATGCGCGAGACGATGAGATCGCCGGCGCCGGGATTGGCCTTTAGGCAATCGATAACGGCGGCAAAATCCTCAGGCAGGGCGTTGCGCGAGCCGCGAATGTCGAGTTCCTTGGTGATGAAATATTTGGTGTCATAGGCAATGGGCGCCTTGGCGTAGCCGATATAGACCACGCGCCCGGTGGTGACGACCATATCCACCGCCTGGAGGAAGGTCGCCTCCGCACCCACGGCCTCGATCACCACATCGGGCCCCTCGCCGGTGAGGGCAGAGACGGCGGCGCGGACATCTGTCCTTGCATTGATGGTTTCGTGGGCGCCGAGTTTTTTGGCGATGTCCAGCTTGGCGTCGCTGAGATCGACGGCGATGACGCGCGCTCCAACCCGCAGGGCGCCGAGCAGTACGCCGAGCCCGATCATG encodes:
- a CDS encoding FCD domain-containing protein produces the protein MKLQAVSNRKLYLQIADQIREQISAGAVAPGRQLPSERDLAASLGVSRPTLREALIALEVAGLVEVRVGVGAFVRGQEKPGEALPEQSHSPIEIMNVRRLLEPEAAALAAQAIAPEGLARLAEVLGHMQADADRDLWTSEWDRTMHLTIAEGSGNSMLREILDTLWNSRSEDVDKRFHEHLATISDVRLHIMEDHRSIVAAIVQRDAEAARAAMAAHLDYVTAAMLNSWE
- a CDS encoding zinc-binding alcohol dehydrogenase family protein, with the translated sequence MQALSILKPGQAGLTEMAVPEPKAGEVAISIAYVGYCGSDLTSYRGLNPLVSYPRVPGHEIAGTIAALGEGVTGLAEGQAVTVIPYFNCGTCHACTTGRPNACVRNQTMGVQREGAMTGRIVVPAAKVLPVDDLPLRDLALIEPCAVGFHAVRRAGLQEGETIVVLGCGMIGLGVLLGALRVGARVIAVDLSDAKLDIAKKLGAHETINARTDVRAAVSALTGEGPDVVIEAVGAEATFLQAVDMVVTTGRVVYIGYAKAPIAYDTKYFITKELDIRGSRNALPEDFAAVIDCLKANPGAGDLIVSRIASLDEAPSALAEWDADPGAFTKILVDLRAG